The following are encoded together in the Panicum virgatum strain AP13 chromosome 6K, P.virgatum_v5, whole genome shotgun sequence genome:
- the LOC120713655 gene encoding uncharacterized protein LOC120713655 isoform X2, which translates to MDIIDQCCRGNVSTLFQDDIDVISLVYNSFLLEFPLCYGYWIKYAAHKACLCTNRDVVDIYEQAVQAVPHSVDLWVSYCGFGICAYEEPADIRSLFERALSLVEKDYLCYRLWDKYIEFETSQKQLIQLASIYINTLKFPTKKLHMYYESFRKLVTLLEQEVTSRDAERLSGKIHTSEMIDGEDSELDISTIIADLFGQKGVHLSPEALKLYLSAGKRLYKKSSKIYKEICCFEASIKRPFFHVKPLDDDQLENWHQYLDFVEKNGDFDWAVKLYERCLIPCANYSEFWIRYSEYVDAKGGREIANHALVRASSCFVKGVPTFCMYYALFKEQIGDASAARSLFVKASSNFTSGFYANINRLANMEKRMGNTKAASEIYETAIEDAMQKQNIELLTDLYRKFAQFIYAANHSIVEAKEVFVKGINRVPCKPLIKGLVQFMSTHGGPTEIPLLDSVISNAITPGSDVSTALSPEDREDISLLFLEFVDLYGGIKELRKAWARHSKLFPHSTGNMSQHYSTMGNSLQESNKRRKTEHSIVSHDQSLEDIRKLKQPSKTDNFSLIFDKEIESQVEDIVDSGKGYKDAGEQKALVNLNSHEETIRTSQECTDMVHRQHSLDKFGMQNQTNSYAKEVTNQDQSLHEQNDEKISHEVRSGEAPVGDSGECDFPSKAIASSESIKTQEKVAEVSASSHQEMLCSKSDLPSESSMPKEGSSSDPAGISPELEERQPVEAQVKLDMATEHGLSVSNANPERSNDSPNTTECDNVNSAIGHESQDHVQSSQLQQLSVCTKPSSSELANTKADTLGFQAQLQHQEANSQTHQSNNLSLSVQNIQQQELSCTMPQNVQTSAQTQDQLFAQSNQGNQQYLQMAQGYASQMWQYYQQQLYYLQAQHNQQMQILQQQQLSTDQLQQNFMQQVQQLNQQMVLWQQQVQQQQVVLQQALPVQQLPNKKQGQYPSSSGDTKHDKNKQQQQAPQMDQQSQQLQQQQLLYFQQQQQQQQMYLMQQQQQVYQQQQAQQQQLFQQQLMQQQQFVLPTPQLQQDSVQQQQQQLFQQQQQQMMLLQQQFMQQQMQQYLQQQQNQQGPKDQTYKSNPQDGRNMQMEHAQHSEASQSDGSKLWSVEQSELSYPSTPQSQRSNR; encoded by the exons ATGGATATCATTGATCAGTGCTGCAGAGGGAATGTCAGCA CCTTGTTTCAGGATGACATAGATGTTATAAGCTTGGTATACAATAGCTTCTTATTGGAATTTCCTTTGTGCTATGGCTACTGGATCAAGTATGCAGCTCACAAGGCATGTTTATGCACAAACAGAGATGTAGTGGATATTTACGAACAAGCTGTCCAAGCTGTGCCTCATTCTGTTGATCTTTGGGTCAGTTACTGTGGCTTCGGTATATGTGCATATGAAGAACCTGCTGATATTAGAAG TTTATTTGAAAGAGCTTTATCTCTTGTTGAAAAGGATTATTTGTGCTATCGCCTATGGGACAAGTATATAGAATTTGAAACTTCTCAGAAGCAGCTGATTCAGCTTGCCTCCATTTATATTAACACACTGAAATTCCCCACAAAGAAGCTGCACATGTATTATGAAAG TTTTAGAAAGTTGGTAACATTATTGGAACAAGAGGTGACAAGCCGTGATGCTGAAAGATTATCTGGAAAGATACATACTTCTGAAATGATAGATGGTGAAGATTCTGAATTGGATATATCAACTATTATTGCGGACTTATTTGGCCAAAAAGGTGTGCATCTTAGTCCTGAAGCGTTGAAGCTTTACTTATCTGCTGGGAAGAGGCTCTACAAAAAGTCCAgtaaaatttacaaagaaatCTGTTGCTTTGAGGCATCCATAAAAAGGCCCTTTTTTCATGTCAAGCCACTTGATGATGATCAGCTTGAAAACTGGCACCAATATCTTGACTTTGTTGAGAAGAATGGGGATTTTGACTGG GCTGTAAAACTTTACGAAAGGTGTTTGATCCCTTGTGCTAACTATTCGGAGTTTTGGATTCGCTACTCGGAGTATGTCGATGCTAAAGGTGGCCGAGAAATTGCGAACCATGCTCTTGTTCGAGCATCATCATGTTTTGTAAAG GGAGTTCCAACTTTCTGCATGTATTACGCGTTATTTAAAGAGCAAATTGGTGATGCATCAGCTGCACGCTCTCTTTTTGTTAAAGCAAGCAGCAACTTCACTTCGGGGTTTTATGCTAATATTAATAGGCTGGCCAACATGGAAAAACGAATG GGAAACACTAAAGCAGCTTCTGAGATATACGAGACAGCCATTGAGGATGCAATGCAGAAGCAGAACATAGAGTTACTTACGGACCTGTACAGAAAGTTTGCTCAGTTCATATATGCG GCAAATCATAGCATTGTGGAGGCTAAAGAAGTCTTTGTCAAGGGAATAAATCGTGTACCCTGTAAACCATTGATTAAG gGACTTGTACAGTTCATGAGTACACATGGGGGACCTACAGAAATACCTCTTCTTGATTCTGTTATTTCTAATGCCATAACTCCTGGATCTGATGTATCTACAGCTTTAAGCCCTGAAGACCGTGAAGATATCTCATTGTTGTTTTTGGAG TTTGTTGACCTCTATGGGGGTATTAAAGAACTCAGAAAGGCATGGGCTCGGCATAGTAAATTGTTTCCTCACAGCACTGGAAACATGTCACAGCATTATTCTACTATGGGAAATAGCCTTCAAGAGAGTAACAAGAGGAGGAAAACAGAACATTCAATTGTTTCTCATGATCAGTCTTTAGAAGATATAAGGAAACTGAAACAGCCATCCAAAACTGACAATTTTTCTCTTATATTTGATAAAGAGATTGAGTCACAAGTGGAAGACATTGTGGATTCAGGAAAAGGATATAAGGATGCAGGAGAGCAGAAAGCTTTAGTGAATCTCAATTCACATGAAGAGACCATCAGGACATCTCAGGAATGCACTGACATGGTTCACCGTCAACATAGCTTGGACAAATTTGGAATGCAGAACCAAACGAATTCATATGCTAAAGAAGTGACTAATCAAGATCAAAGTTTGCATGAACAAAACGATGAGAAAATATCTCATGAGGTTCGAAGCGGCGAAGCCCCTGTAGGTGACTCAGGTGAGTGTGATTTTCCTTCCAAAGCAATTGCTAGCTCTGAGAGCATCAAAACTCAGGAGAAGGTCGCTGAGGTATCTGCAAGCAGCCATCAAGAAATGTTATGCTCCAAATCTGATTTGCCATCTGAATCAAGCATGCCCAAAGAAGGAAGTTCTTCTGATCCAGCTGGAATATCTCCAGAGCTGGAGGAAAGGCAACCTGTGGAGGCTCAGGTAAAGCTTGACATGGCCACAGAGCATGGTTTATCTGTCAGTAATGCAAACCCAGAGAGGTCTAATGATAGTCCAAACACAACTGAGTGTGACAATGTAAACTCGGCTATCGGTCACGAGAGTCAAGACCATGTCCAATCTTCACAGCTGCAGCAACTCTCAGTCTGTACAAAACCTTCGAGCTCCGAATTAGCGAACACAAAAGCGGATACTCTGGGATTTCAAGCTCAACTTCAACACCAGGAGGCGAATTCTCAAACACATCAATCTAATAACCTTTCTCTGTCTGTACAAAACATACAACAGCAAGAGCTTTCTTGTACAATGCCTCAGAATGTTCAAACATCCGCACAAACTCAAGATCAACTCTTTGCACAGTCTAATCAGGGAAACCAACAGTATCTCCAAATGGCGCAAGGGTATGCATCACAAATGTGGCAGTATTATCAGCAACAACTGTATTACCTGCAAGCTCAGCACAATCAGCAGATGCAGATCCTACAACAGCAACAGCTTTCAACTGATCAACTTCAGCAAAATTTCATGCAGCAAGTACAACAGCTGAACCAGCAAATGGTACTCTGGCAGCAACaagtgcagcagcagcaagtagTACTACAACAGGCACTGCCAGTTCAGCAACTCCCTAACAAGAAACAGGGTCAGTATCCTTCTTCTTCAGGGGATACCAAACATGATAAAAATAAACAGCAGCAACAAGCACCTCAAATGGATCAGCAAAGCCAACAGTTGCAGCAACAACAGCTTCTTTatttccagcagcagcagcaacaacaacagatGTATCttatgcagcagcagcagcaggtgtaccaacaacaacaagcccagcagcagcaactcTTTCAGCAGCAGTTAATGCAGCAGCAACAGTTTGTACTGCCGACACCACAGCTACAGCAAGACTCggttcagcagcagcagcagcaactgtttcagcaacaacagcagcagaTGATGCTTCTTCAGCAACAGTTTATGCAACAACAGATGCAACAGTACCTGCAACAGCAACAAAACCAACAAGGGCCCAAGGATCAGACGTACAAGTCAAACCCTCAG GATGGAAGGAACATGCAAATGGAGCATGCGCAACATTCTGAAGCATCACAG AGTGATGGTTCCAAACTGTGGAGTGTCGAACAATCTGAGTTATCCTACCCGTCAACTCCACAATCACAGCGCTCAAATCGCTGA
- the LOC120713655 gene encoding uncharacterized protein LOC120713655 isoform X1 — MEPEPEAAAAALVSDAAAPEHHPSQLDVFKNKVQLLHDRNTRDFDAWISLISAAEGMSADDIDVISLVYNSFLLEFPLCYGYWIKYAAHKACLCTNRDVVDIYEQAVQAVPHSVDLWVSYCGFGICAYEEPADIRSLFERALSLVEKDYLCYRLWDKYIEFETSQKQLIQLASIYINTLKFPTKKLHMYYESFRKLVTLLEQEVTSRDAERLSGKIHTSEMIDGEDSELDISTIIADLFGQKGVHLSPEALKLYLSAGKRLYKKSSKIYKEICCFEASIKRPFFHVKPLDDDQLENWHQYLDFVEKNGDFDWAVKLYERCLIPCANYSEFWIRYSEYVDAKGGREIANHALVRASSCFVKGVPTFCMYYALFKEQIGDASAARSLFVKASSNFTSGFYANINRLANMEKRMGNTKAASEIYETAIEDAMQKQNIELLTDLYRKFAQFIYAANHSIVEAKEVFVKGINRVPCKPLIKGLVQFMSTHGGPTEIPLLDSVISNAITPGSDVSTALSPEDREDISLLFLEFVDLYGGIKELRKAWARHSKLFPHSTGNMSQHYSTMGNSLQESNKRRKTEHSIVSHDQSLEDIRKLKQPSKTDNFSLIFDKEIESQVEDIVDSGKGYKDAGEQKALVNLNSHEETIRTSQECTDMVHRQHSLDKFGMQNQTNSYAKEVTNQDQSLHEQNDEKISHEVRSGEAPVGDSGECDFPSKAIASSESIKTQEKVAEVSASSHQEMLCSKSDLPSESSMPKEGSSSDPAGISPELEERQPVEAQVKLDMATEHGLSVSNANPERSNDSPNTTECDNVNSAIGHESQDHVQSSQLQQLSVCTKPSSSELANTKADTLGFQAQLQHQEANSQTHQSNNLSLSVQNIQQQELSCTMPQNVQTSAQTQDQLFAQSNQGNQQYLQMAQGYASQMWQYYQQQLYYLQAQHNQQMQILQQQQLSTDQLQQNFMQQVQQLNQQMVLWQQQVQQQQVVLQQALPVQQLPNKKQGQYPSSSGDTKHDKNKQQQQAPQMDQQSQQLQQQQLLYFQQQQQQQQMYLMQQQQQVYQQQQAQQQQLFQQQLMQQQQFVLPTPQLQQDSVQQQQQQLFQQQQQQMMLLQQQFMQQQMQQYLQQQQNQQGPKDQTYKSNPQDGRNMQMEHAQHSEASQSDGSKLWSVEQSELSYPSTPQSQRSNR, encoded by the exons atggagccggagccggaggccgCGGCCGCAGCCCTCGTGTCGGACGCCGCGGCGCCCGAGCACCACCCATCGCAGCTCG ATGTTTTCAAGAACAAAGTTCAACTATTACATGATAGGAACACGCGTGATTTCGATGCATGGATATCATTGATCAGTGCTGCAGAGGGAATGTCAGCA GATGACATAGATGTTATAAGCTTGGTATACAATAGCTTCTTATTGGAATTTCCTTTGTGCTATGGCTACTGGATCAAGTATGCAGCTCACAAGGCATGTTTATGCACAAACAGAGATGTAGTGGATATTTACGAACAAGCTGTCCAAGCTGTGCCTCATTCTGTTGATCTTTGGGTCAGTTACTGTGGCTTCGGTATATGTGCATATGAAGAACCTGCTGATATTAGAAG TTTATTTGAAAGAGCTTTATCTCTTGTTGAAAAGGATTATTTGTGCTATCGCCTATGGGACAAGTATATAGAATTTGAAACTTCTCAGAAGCAGCTGATTCAGCTTGCCTCCATTTATATTAACACACTGAAATTCCCCACAAAGAAGCTGCACATGTATTATGAAAG TTTTAGAAAGTTGGTAACATTATTGGAACAAGAGGTGACAAGCCGTGATGCTGAAAGATTATCTGGAAAGATACATACTTCTGAAATGATAGATGGTGAAGATTCTGAATTGGATATATCAACTATTATTGCGGACTTATTTGGCCAAAAAGGTGTGCATCTTAGTCCTGAAGCGTTGAAGCTTTACTTATCTGCTGGGAAGAGGCTCTACAAAAAGTCCAgtaaaatttacaaagaaatCTGTTGCTTTGAGGCATCCATAAAAAGGCCCTTTTTTCATGTCAAGCCACTTGATGATGATCAGCTTGAAAACTGGCACCAATATCTTGACTTTGTTGAGAAGAATGGGGATTTTGACTGG GCTGTAAAACTTTACGAAAGGTGTTTGATCCCTTGTGCTAACTATTCGGAGTTTTGGATTCGCTACTCGGAGTATGTCGATGCTAAAGGTGGCCGAGAAATTGCGAACCATGCTCTTGTTCGAGCATCATCATGTTTTGTAAAG GGAGTTCCAACTTTCTGCATGTATTACGCGTTATTTAAAGAGCAAATTGGTGATGCATCAGCTGCACGCTCTCTTTTTGTTAAAGCAAGCAGCAACTTCACTTCGGGGTTTTATGCTAATATTAATAGGCTGGCCAACATGGAAAAACGAATG GGAAACACTAAAGCAGCTTCTGAGATATACGAGACAGCCATTGAGGATGCAATGCAGAAGCAGAACATAGAGTTACTTACGGACCTGTACAGAAAGTTTGCTCAGTTCATATATGCG GCAAATCATAGCATTGTGGAGGCTAAAGAAGTCTTTGTCAAGGGAATAAATCGTGTACCCTGTAAACCATTGATTAAG gGACTTGTACAGTTCATGAGTACACATGGGGGACCTACAGAAATACCTCTTCTTGATTCTGTTATTTCTAATGCCATAACTCCTGGATCTGATGTATCTACAGCTTTAAGCCCTGAAGACCGTGAAGATATCTCATTGTTGTTTTTGGAG TTTGTTGACCTCTATGGGGGTATTAAAGAACTCAGAAAGGCATGGGCTCGGCATAGTAAATTGTTTCCTCACAGCACTGGAAACATGTCACAGCATTATTCTACTATGGGAAATAGCCTTCAAGAGAGTAACAAGAGGAGGAAAACAGAACATTCAATTGTTTCTCATGATCAGTCTTTAGAAGATATAAGGAAACTGAAACAGCCATCCAAAACTGACAATTTTTCTCTTATATTTGATAAAGAGATTGAGTCACAAGTGGAAGACATTGTGGATTCAGGAAAAGGATATAAGGATGCAGGAGAGCAGAAAGCTTTAGTGAATCTCAATTCACATGAAGAGACCATCAGGACATCTCAGGAATGCACTGACATGGTTCACCGTCAACATAGCTTGGACAAATTTGGAATGCAGAACCAAACGAATTCATATGCTAAAGAAGTGACTAATCAAGATCAAAGTTTGCATGAACAAAACGATGAGAAAATATCTCATGAGGTTCGAAGCGGCGAAGCCCCTGTAGGTGACTCAGGTGAGTGTGATTTTCCTTCCAAAGCAATTGCTAGCTCTGAGAGCATCAAAACTCAGGAGAAGGTCGCTGAGGTATCTGCAAGCAGCCATCAAGAAATGTTATGCTCCAAATCTGATTTGCCATCTGAATCAAGCATGCCCAAAGAAGGAAGTTCTTCTGATCCAGCTGGAATATCTCCAGAGCTGGAGGAAAGGCAACCTGTGGAGGCTCAGGTAAAGCTTGACATGGCCACAGAGCATGGTTTATCTGTCAGTAATGCAAACCCAGAGAGGTCTAATGATAGTCCAAACACAACTGAGTGTGACAATGTAAACTCGGCTATCGGTCACGAGAGTCAAGACCATGTCCAATCTTCACAGCTGCAGCAACTCTCAGTCTGTACAAAACCTTCGAGCTCCGAATTAGCGAACACAAAAGCGGATACTCTGGGATTTCAAGCTCAACTTCAACACCAGGAGGCGAATTCTCAAACACATCAATCTAATAACCTTTCTCTGTCTGTACAAAACATACAACAGCAAGAGCTTTCTTGTACAATGCCTCAGAATGTTCAAACATCCGCACAAACTCAAGATCAACTCTTTGCACAGTCTAATCAGGGAAACCAACAGTATCTCCAAATGGCGCAAGGGTATGCATCACAAATGTGGCAGTATTATCAGCAACAACTGTATTACCTGCAAGCTCAGCACAATCAGCAGATGCAGATCCTACAACAGCAACAGCTTTCAACTGATCAACTTCAGCAAAATTTCATGCAGCAAGTACAACAGCTGAACCAGCAAATGGTACTCTGGCAGCAACaagtgcagcagcagcaagtagTACTACAACAGGCACTGCCAGTTCAGCAACTCCCTAACAAGAAACAGGGTCAGTATCCTTCTTCTTCAGGGGATACCAAACATGATAAAAATAAACAGCAGCAACAAGCACCTCAAATGGATCAGCAAAGCCAACAGTTGCAGCAACAACAGCTTCTTTatttccagcagcagcagcaacaacaacagatGTATCttatgcagcagcagcagcaggtgtaccaacaacaacaagcccagcagcagcaactcTTTCAGCAGCAGTTAATGCAGCAGCAACAGTTTGTACTGCCGACACCACAGCTACAGCAAGACTCggttcagcagcagcagcagcaactgtttcagcaacaacagcagcagaTGATGCTTCTTCAGCAACAGTTTATGCAACAACAGATGCAACAGTACCTGCAACAGCAACAAAACCAACAAGGGCCCAAGGATCAGACGTACAAGTCAAACCCTCAG GATGGAAGGAACATGCAAATGGAGCATGCGCAACATTCTGAAGCATCACAG AGTGATGGTTCCAAACTGTGGAGTGTCGAACAATCTGAGTTATCCTACCCGTCAACTCCACAATCACAGCGCTCAAATCGCTGA